Genomic window (Tissierellales bacterium):
TATATGCCCTATAAGGGCAACCGTTTCATCTGAATCTCCTTCGATATCAATAACCAAAGATGCTCTATTGTTACCTAAATCAATTTCATTTATTTTATCATAATCACCGAATAAACTAATTATATACTGAGTAATATTTTTTTCATTCCCTGGTGGGTTGGTAGTATCAATCTTTATTAAATCTTTTAAAATATCAATTACTTCCATCTCCATCCTCCTTATCATATTATATTAGTACTATCCTTATATAGTTTTCTAAGCTAATTATAAATAATAAAAGCAGCCAATCATTAATGACTAACTGCTTTTATTATCAAGTATCATCTTAAAACCAAGGAAGCACCTTCATAATTACAGAAACTATAATTGTTGTCACTCCCATGGAAGTTACATTTCCTATAGTAGGATGATAACCTTCCGGAAGCTTATCACAAAAGTATTCCGCTAAAGGAGGCCCTATTATACCTCCCAATACGCCTGCTGTAACAGCAATCCCTACAGACGTCCCGAACATTAGTACACATCCTGGCCCAACGCTCACTACTGGTACGTATGTCCCATACCATCCTTTTTCTACATATTTATCAAAGTATAAATATACCCCTACCGCCGAGCCAATAAATTGAGAAAGTATAATAGCAGGAATTGCACCTGATCCATAAGCCCCATGATTTGCATTCAAGATCCAATCTAAAGATACTCCTAAAATAACAAATAATCCTGCAATTTCATTTGCATAAAATTGAGCTTCAGAAAAGTCTGCAAATACTCTTCTCACGAACCACAATGGTTTCCCCATTTCTTCCACAATCTCTGCTTTTGTTTTATCCTCTCTTTTCAATGGCTTAGCTGGTACCTTTTCCATCCAAGGTAAAGCCTTACATATGGCGCATATTAATATTCCGGTAATAGCCATAGTGAATACATTTGAAACAACTCCTGGTACATCTAAAACTGGAATTATATTATTAGTTATCCAAAAACCTACTGGAAAACCCATAATTCCACCAAGTATGGACCCTGTTAATAATGCCTTCAAGCTTGGCCCATATAATAACATTATTGCTGGTGGAGCACCTACTACAGTAATAAATGTTGGTAACCAAGTATATTCTTCAATATCAAAGAATCTTGTATATCTTAAAACAAATATCGCAATAAATAGTGATAATAACTGAGAGGCTAATACCCAAGGCCATAAATTAGAGCCATAAGATACACTAAATCCTGCAAAGTTTGAGTTTTTCACATCTAATCTCCAAGCTATAAATCCACCCAAAATCAAACTTATAGAGGCAAAAAAACCAGAATAAAACTGTGCTTCTGTAAAATTCATAATATACCAAATAAATTTATAGAATGGATCATGCCCAGCTTTTTCTATTATAGTGTTATAATCTAACCAACTGCTCACTACATTGATATTACTTAAAACAAAATATATTAGAAACCCAATCCCAACAGATATTAAAAATCCCCTTAAAGGACCAGTACCATATTGTTTTTTATCAATCTTTATATTCTCCATGATGTACCTCCTATTCTAATAGAGATATTCTCTTAATTATCTATTATAAGAAAACATGACCAGGTCTCCTACTCCTAATCTCTTTACCATCCCAAATTTACTTACAAATCCACCTGCTCCACTTCCACGTCTAATCGCCCTATTCTCAAAGCCAACTACTTTTCCATTTACCATAGTATAAATCATAGATTTTGTATTTTTATCGATAACCGTTATATTTGCTAAAGCTCCCTTGCCCAAATGACCAATTTTTTCAGTCCACCATTCATTCCCCGTTCTTTTTTCTATCAATCTTGCTGGATTATAGGTCATTGTAGCTACAGAATCAGATAAACTTAGTACTCCTAATTCTACTAATTCTAATATTGCTGGGATATTGTCTCTTGTATCCCCAAAACCTTTCATAGTAGCATCATTTTGTCCATCAGATATTAATACATCTACAATACCATTTTCCAAAGCTTCATAAGCTAATTCTTGCGATTTTTTAGACATTATAATACCTTCTCTACTTCCTCTACTCTTTCTTAACATAGTTGTTACAAATTCTCCAGTAATGTGTTCTTTCTTACATAACTCTATCATTGAGCTCATAGACTCAACAGCATCTTTATGAGTTCCACAACCCGCAGCTGTAGTATGCCCTAAATGAATAGGTCTACCTTTTGACAATTCTGCTAATCTAATAGCATGATCTGGATCCTGAGTATGAGTCATATAAATTAAATTAGCTTTAGAAGTTATCTCAAAAATTTTATCTATATTTTCATCAGTCATTATAAAATGCCCCATATGGTCTTTAATACCAACAATTAATGGTGCTGTAGTATTTGTAATGCCATTTCTAGTCATTTTTTTCGAGGCTGTGTCTTCATCTAATTCTCCTTTATACAGTTTAATCAATTCGTCTACTGATAACATAGTGGATAAAACACTGGCTGCCCCTTGATACAGACCTATATTTACTGGTATTCCTCTATCTACTTCTGCTCCTAATAAAGCGGGTGCCATAAAAGTATTCCCTGCTCCTGGTGAAAGTCCCATAGTTACCCCATCTGCAACCGCCTCATAAATAGGGTTGGTACTCACTTCAAATAAATCTCCTAAATGAAGGTGCATATCCACTAAACCTGGTACTACTAATAAACCTTCACAATCTATTGTCATATCTCCTTTTTCTATATAAATTTTCTCCCCTATTTCTACTATTTCATCGTTCATAATAGCTATATCTAATACTTCTTCTATTTTATTTTTAGGATCTACTACTAATCCGTTCTTCAAAATAATTCTACCTGTCTTTTTCAATTTCTTATCGGGATCAGACAAAGATTGGTTCCTAACTGAAGCTAAAGTATCATTTAGCATATTTACTTTTGTTGTGTACATAATCTTCCCTCCCTATTATTTTTGTCTAATTAAATTATACATCTAACATACTATATAAACATTGTCCGTAGAGGATAAAAAAGAAGACTATATATTAGTCTTCATGTACAAAGAGTATTGCTGTTTCATCTTCATCAGTTTTAAACAAAGCTCAATTATAAATTTATTTTCTCCATCATTTAATTCCAAATTAACTAAATTACAAATTTTATTAAATCTATACTTCATAGTGTTGTAATGAATAAATAATTCTTCAGACGTTTGCTTTAAATTCCAATCATTTTTTATTAAACAATCTAAAGTCTTCATATATTCCCCATTATTTTCTACATCATATTTTATAAGTTCATCTAAATATTTATTGCAAAAGATACTAGAATCTTCCTTTAAAGATAAATCATAGAGCATCTTATAAATTCCTAGTTCAGAATAAACATGAGTATAATTATTCCCGTAAATAGTTCTTCCAATTCTTACAGCTTTTTGTGCTTCTACAAAGCTAATATATACGTCCAATATAGATTCTTTATAACTTCCTATACCTACAGTAACTGTAAAATCACTGTAGCTACTCACTTTTTCTCTTATCCTTTTAGATATATTTTGAAGTTTTTTAAAAAATTCATCTTTTGATTTTAGATCAGGCTCTACTAGGAATACTATGCTATCACTATAAGTTGTATAGTAGTATTTATATAGATTCTTTTTAATTACATCTTTAGCCAAATTGAATAAATTCTTTTTTTCTTCCTCTAAACATTTAGTTCCTTTTAAAGATATAAATTGCTCTTTAAAATCATCTATATCTACTATTAGACAAGATAAACCTTTATCCATTTTCCAACCATATAAAGAAGCTCTATTGTTCGCTTCTTCTACAGTTCTTATATTGTTTAATATTAAATCTTGTATAAATTCATCTTTATATTTTTGTTCTATCTGTCGATTAGATATTTCCTTTTGAATATTTAGTTTAAGTACCGTACTAGCATGTTCTATCGTCCTTTTATCTAATCCTTCTAATTTATTATCTTTAATAATAATATATCCATATATAGAGCTTCCTGTTTGAACTGGATATTTATAATACTTATCCA
Coding sequences:
- a CDS encoding amidohydrolase family protein, giving the protein MYTTKVNMLNDTLASVRNQSLSDPDKKLKKTGRIILKNGLVVDPKNKIEEVLDIAIMNDEIVEIGEKIYIEKGDMTIDCEGLLVVPGLVDMHLHLGDLFEVSTNPIYEAVADGVTMGLSPGAGNTFMAPALLGAEVDRGIPVNIGLYQGAASVLSTMLSVDELIKLYKGELDEDTASKKMTRNGITNTTAPLIVGIKDHMGHFIMTDENIDKIFEITSKANLIYMTHTQDPDHAIRLAELSKGRPIHLGHTTAAGCGTHKDAVESMSSMIELCKKEHITGEFVTTMLRKSRGSREGIIMSKKSQELAYEALENGIVDVLISDGQNDATMKGFGDTRDNIPAILELVELGVLSLSDSVATMTYNPARLIEKRTGNEWWTEKIGHLGKGALANITVIDKNTKSMIYTMVNGKVVGFENRAIRRGSGAGGFVSKFGMVKRLGVGDLVMFSYNR
- a CDS encoding PucR family transcriptional regulator ligand-binding domain-containing protein, which produces MKVKNLIEQFEDFKVIAGKGGLERNISTVSVMDAPDIYNWMKGGEFLITTAYIMKGDPLELKDLVIKLDKNGASALGLKLGRFIMELPLEVKETADKLNFPIIYIPVSYAFTDVINPVLASIVNTQAKKLEMSEKIHKCFTQIVIEGKGTTDIVDMLYGILDKDLVFIDLVFNKTYIRGNSEDFQKDIRKKLLDKYYKYPVQTGSSIYGYIIIKDNKLEGLDKRTIEHASTVLKLNIQKEISNRQIEQKYKDEFIQDLILNNIRTVEEANNRASLYGWKMDKGLSCLIVDIDDFKEQFISLKGTKCLEEEKKNLFNLAKDVIKKNLYKYYYTTYSDSIVFLVEPDLKSKDEFFKKLQNISKRIREKVSSYSDFTVTVGIGSYKESILDVYISFVEAQKAVRIGRTIYGNNYTHVYSELGIYKMLYDLSLKEDSSIFCNKYLDELIKYDVENNGEYMKTLDCLIKNDWNLKQTSEELFIHYNTMKYRFNKICNLVNLELNDGENKFIIELCLKLMKMKQQYSLYMKTNI